The following coding sequences lie in one Colletes latitarsis isolate SP2378_abdomen unplaced genomic scaffold, iyColLati1 scaffold0013, whole genome shotgun sequence genomic window:
- the LOC143350666 gene encoding uncharacterized protein LOC143350666 — translation MATRSGRPACHPLRGKRAIVEQPDEEAGLRDSAVLASQPNPAGGTVHSVASQAASTSSSLRKRRLEIQAAEQRAKVRRKLLEEKEKVELELIDERLELEIAQLEEGTNGGSSDRSSLVPRPDANQGCSQDNNTNRSIRAWLEKSSAHVSNFTDNHRETSVNNYTRQIGGQADQAERNATAASSHYQRAVDSVPNMQRNETSGISKLTDVLSRTIEAIQGRSATGDSSRQLLNRLTSKGELPIFNGDTVEWARFKRVFDLTTQKGGYSEEENVSRLYACLRGPARDAVASLMVTASDVRQIMETLELRFGNPDVVATKIVEDIKNLPRIGGIGGNLVTFATTVKNCVAALQAVNHIGYLQSPDLNSEILRKLPMNMIYQYNRFLNENNEGNEPKLVVLAKFLFFEAEIACKAGTSNLITPNVRYPREGKLYIRDKTKRTAESKATVLTATTDSSKILSPNRKIVARTIRSLSLPSQTLHVSEVKKHRHLKDLNIEGYSNVTPEILIGQDHWDLITSLEVRESGRQAPVASYTNLGWTIHGHLPCGANEENELTMLQLTEMRERNNNHFRDSRLNELVKHHFNIESLGVSEKPRNNVLIVRAEKILKKTTRRVNDRWETGLLWRSDAIEFPNNKQYAVTRLKSLERKMDKDPKFAAQYCEQIQHFLDCGYASKVILPVVNDTRVWYLPHFGVRNVNKPEKLRVVFDAAAVYHGTCLNDALLPGPDMLNSLLGSLLRFRQKRIAFTADIKEMFLQIKIRPEDQFAQHFLWRGMDRAKEPDVYVMTFLIFGATSSPCSAQFVKNVNAKELELEYPKAAEAIMKYHYMDDYIDGADTIEEAVKLIREVTEIHRRGGFDIRNWTCNSRMVLDSLPSEKRSRLKVNLTFDQHPTERVLGIKWNPDEDRLSFNLSLKRIQREILTGEQKPTKRQMLSVIMSVFDPYGFLSPFTIRSKILLQNSWRSTIAWDEVLKDTEYVEWKRWIQDLQHIKHFSIPRCYLQRNATICATELHVFCDASEKAYAGVAYWRDVYEDGITTVTFILGKCRVSPLKPISIPRLELQAALLASRIARTVQQEHSRKITKRVFWTDSCTVLSWLRSDYRTYKAFVAHRLGEIDDLTSQNEWQWIPSKENPADDATRENGPMPLEKSRWISGPEFLRNNERFWHAQPRTTVPGPREELRPEFVGANVDFGRLELPQIERFSSWFRLIRSTAWLLVFSECCLAKKKVPLTNVHVQWAVRKWSAQCQRDSFSEELHTLNHGGVISCKSRLHQLTPFLDEVGLIRLGGRISAAEGVPHTMKEPVILDGGHRYTRLLILHYHQKANHGSTETVVNELRQSFWILRLRPTVKTVASRCQVCRMNKKTPQIPRMADLPSVRIDHHVRPFTNCGIDYFGPMEVTVGRRREKRWGVLFTCLNIRAIHIEIASTLTTDATIMALSRMAARRGFPTIIYSDNGTNLRGAHAELKRLVTDLDCDTLRDRAMSKGVEWRFIPPGAPHMGGCWESLVKSVKITLRIILKERAPREETLATMLAEAEHTVNSRPLTSVSVDHRDGESLTPNHFLIGTSSINPLAVGLGGREGQNLRKQWRIAQNLADHFWSRWVKEYLPTLIKRRRWHQEVQPLAVGDLVLIVDSQLPRNIWPRGIVTTTFPGRDGRVRVAEIKTTKGKIIRPVSKLIVLKPMDISAE, via the exons ATGGCTACACGATCGGGACGGCCTGCCTGTCACCCACTGCGTGGGAAACGTGCTATTGTGGAGCAACCAGACGAGGAAGCAGGTCTACGAGATTCTGCCGTGCTAGCATCGCAGCCAAATCCAGCAGGTGGCACCGTGCACTCGGTGGCCTCGCAAGCCGCTTCAACTTCATCGTCGCTTCGAAAGAGGCGATTGGAAATTCAAGCGGCGGAACAGCGTGCGAAGGTTCGTCGAAAGTTGCTCGAAGAAAAGGAAAAGGTTGAACTGGAATTGATTGACGAGAGGTTAGAGTTAGAGATAGCTCAACTGGAGGAAGGGACAAATGGTGGAAGTAGTGATCGAAGTTCCTTAGTACCACGTCCAGACGCAAACCAGGGATGTAGTCAAGACAACAACACTAATCGCTCGATACGCGCCTGGCTCGAGAAGTCATCGGCTCACGTATCTAATTTCACCGATAACCATCGAGAGACGTCAGTTAACAATTACACGCGACAAATAGGCGGCCAAGCAGATCAAGCGGAACGAAATGCGACAGCCGCATCCAGCCATTATCAACGCGCGGTAGACAGTGTTCCGAACATGCAGAGGAATGAAACTTCTGGAATTTCAAAACTGACAGATGTTTTGAGCCGCACAATTGAGGCCATCCAGGGTAGATCAGCAACGGGAGATTCATCGCGACAATTATTAAACCGTTTAACATCTAAGGGGGAGCTACCGATATTTAATGGAGACACTGTGGAATGGGCAAGATTTAAACGTGTGTTCGATTTGACGACGCAGAAGGGAGGATATTCCGAAGAAGAAAACGTTTCGCGGTTGTATGCGTGTCTGCGTGGTCCGGCACGCGATGCAGTAGCGTCTCTTATGGTGACGGCAAGCGACGTACGTCAAATAATGGAGACCCTAGAACTAAGGTTCGGTAACCCCGACGTCGTAGCTACAAAGATTGTCGAAGACATAAAGAATCTTCCCCGTATTGGCGGTATAGGTGGAAACCTGGTGACGTTTGCTACCACAGTTAAGAACTGCGTAGCGGCTTTGCAAGCAGTTAATCACATTGGTTATCTGCAGAGTCCCGACTTGAATTCGGAGATACTGCGAAAATTACCAATGAACATGATTTACCAATATAATAGGTTCTTGAATGAGAATAATGAAGGAAATGAGCCTAAATTAGTTGTACTTGCAAAATTCCTATTTTTTGAAGCTGAGATTGCTTGCAAAGCTGGGACTAGTAACTTAATAACTCCTAACGTTCGGTACCCACGAGAAGGAAAACTGTACATACGCGATAAGACTAAACGCACTGCAGAATCTAAAGCAACCGTTTTAACAGCAACAACGGATAGTTCAAAGATACTTTCGCCCAACAGGAAA ATAGTAGCTAGAACAATACGGAGTTTATCACTGCCCTCTCAGACATTACACGTGAGCGAAGTAAAGAAGCATCGACACTTAAAAGATTTAAACATCGAAGGTTATTCTAACGTGACCCCGGAAATTTTGATAGGTCAAGATCATTGGGATTTGATTACATCACTTGAAGTAAGGGAGTCGGGGAGACAAGCACCAGTAGCATCATACACAAATCTTGGGTGGACGATACATGGGCATTTGCCATGCGGTGCAAACGAAGAAAACGAATTAACTATGCTGCAGTTAACTGAAATGAGAGAACGAAATAATAATCACTTCCGTGACAGTCGGCTAAACGAGCTGGTCAAACACCATTTTAATATAGAATCCCTAGGCGTTAGTGAAAAACCGAGGAATAACGTGTTAATCGTGCGAGCggagaaaatattaaagaaaacaaCGCGAAGGGTAAATGATCGATGGGAAACAGGATTGTTATGGAGGTCTGATGCGATTGAGTTTCCGAATAATAAGCAATACGCAGTGACTCGACTTAAAAGCCTGGAGCGTAAGATGGATAAAGATCCTAAATTTGCGGCACAATATTGTGAACAAATTCAACATTTTCTAGATTGTGGTTACGCGTCTAAAGTAATTCTACCTGTAGTAAACGATACGCGAGTATGGTACCTACCGCATTTTGGAGTAAGAAATGtaaataaaccagaaaaattacgCGTTGTGTTCGATGCCGCGGCAGTATACCATGGGACATGTTTGAACGATGCACTGCTGCCGGGACCAGACATGCTTAATTCGCTGTTAGGATCATTACTTCGATTTCGACAGAAACGTATTGCCTTTACCGCGGACATCAAGGAAATGttccttcaaataaaaatacgtcCGGAAGACCAGTTCGCACAACATTTTCTATGGCGTGGGATGGACAGAGCCAAGGAACCAGACGTATATGTAATGACTTTCCTGATATTCGGCGCGACATCTTCACCTTGCTCAGCTCAGTTTGTCAAGAACGTTAATGCAAAAGAATTGGAACTGGAATACCCTAAAGCAGCGGAAGCCATAATGAAATATCACTACATGGACGACTACATCGATGGTGCTGACACTATTGAAGAAGCCGTTAAACTTATTCGCGAAGTTACTGAAATTCATCGCAGAGGTGGTTTCGACATACGAAATTGGACATGCAATAGCCGAATGGTATTAGACAGTCTGCCCAGCGAGAAACGGTCACGTTTGAAAGTAAATCTCACGTTTGATCAACATCCGACGGAAAGGGTGTTAGGCATTAAATGGAATCCTGACGAAGATAGGCTATCCTTCAACTTGAGTCTGAAACGAATTCAGCGGGAAATATTAACTGGAGAACAGAAACCCACCAAACGACAAATGTTAAGCGTGATTATGTCCGTGTTCGACCCCTACGGATTTCTTAGTCCCTTTACTATTAGAAGTAAAATTCTACTGCAGAACAGCTGGCGTAGCACTATCGCATGGGACGAAGTGTTGAAGGATACTGAATACGTAGAATGGAAGAGATGGATCCAAGATCTGCAACATATAAAACACTTCTCCATACCCCGTTGCTACTTGCAGCGAAATGCGACTATTTGTGCTACAGAGCTTCATGTATTTTGTGACGCCAGTGAAAAGGCGTATGCAGGAGTGGCCTACTGGCGCGACGTATACGAAGATGGAATAACAACCGTCACATTTATTTTGGGCAAATGTCGTGTTTCCCCATTGAAACCCATTTCTATCCCGCGTCTAGAACTACAAGCCGCATTGCTTGCCAGTCGCATAGCTCGTACCGTACAACAAGAACATAGCAGGAAAATAACCAAAAGAGTTTTTTGGACGGACTCGTGCACAGTGTTAAGTTGGTTGCGGTCGGATTACCGAACGTACAAAGCGTTTGTGGCTCATCGTTTGGGTGAAATAGATGACCTAACTAGTCAGAACGAATGGCAATGGATTCCCTCAAAGGAGAATCCAGCCGACGACGCAACGCGCGAAAACGGTCCAATGCCCTTAGAGAAATCCAGATGGATTTCGGGACCAGAATTTTTGCGCAATAATGAACGTTTTTGGCATGCCCAACCAAGAACCACCGTGCCAGGTCCTAGAGAAGAACTTAGGCCGGAGTTTGTAGGAGCAAATGTGGACTTTGGAAGATTGGAGCTACCTCAAATTGAGCGATTTTCTTCATGGTTTCGGTTAATCCGCAGCACAGCTTGGCTACTAGTTTTCAGTGAATGTTGCTTAGCTAAGAAGAAGGTCCCATTAACTAATGTACATGTACAGTGGGCAGTGAGAAAATGGTCGGCCCAGTGTCAGCGAGATAGTTTTTCAGAAGAATTGCATACATTAAACCATGGAGGAGTAATAAGCTGTAAAAGCCGACTACATCAATTAACACCATTTTTGGATGAAGTCGGACTCATTCGGCTCGGTGGGCGAATATCGGCAGCCGAAGGGGTACCGCACACTATGAAAGAACCAGTAATATTGGATGGAGGTCACCGATATACACGCCTTCTGATATTACACTATCATCAAAAGGCAAATCATGGCAGTACGGAGACGGTGGTCAACGAATTGAGGCAATCGTTTTGGATTTTAAGATTACGACCAACTGTAAAAACTGTTGCAAGTCGATGCCAAGTATGTCGTATGAATAAGAAAACACCGCAAATACCTCGGATGGCAGATCTGCCAAGCGTGCGAATAGATCATCATGTAAGACCATTCACCAATTGTGGAATTGATTATTTTGGTCCTATGGAAGTCACGGTAGGTAGGAGGCGCGAGAAACGATGGGGCGTATTATTTACTTGTTTGAATATCCGAGCTATCCATATTGAAATAGCATCCACTTTGACAACGGATGCTACGATTATGGCTCTTTCGCGTATGGCCGCTCGGCGTGGGTTCCCGACTATAATATATTCAGACAATGGTACCAACTTAAGAGGAGCTCACGCCGAATTGAAAAGGCTTGTAACGGACTTAGACTGCGATACGCTGAGGGATAGAGCTATGAGCAAGGGCGTGGAGTGGCGTTTTATTCCTCCGGGGGCTCCTCATATGGGTGGTTGTTGGGAAAGTTTAGTTAAGTCGGTCAAAATCACCCTGAGAATCATCCTGAAAGAAAGGGCACCTCGTGAGGAAACGCTGGCCACGATGTTAGCAGAGGCTGAACATACTGTAAATAGTAGGCCACTAACATCCGTATCCGTAGACCACAGAGATGGAGAAAGTTTAACACCAAACCATTTTTTGATTGGAACATCTTCTATTAACCCATTGGCAGTGGGACTAGGCGGCAGAGAAGGCCAAAATTTACGCAAGCAGTGGAGGATAGCACAGAACCTAGCTGATCATTTCTGGTCGCGTTGGGTCAAAGAATATCTTCCCACACTGATAAAAAGGCGTCGCTGGCATCAAGAGGTGCAACCCCTAGCAGTAGGAGACTTGGTCCTCATTGTTGATTCTCAGCTGCCTAGAAACATATGGCCACGCGGAATAGTCACAACCACGTTTCCTGGAAGGGACGGGCGAGTACGGGTGGCCGAAATTAAGACAACGAAAGGCAAAATTATTAGACCAGTTTCGAAATTAATTGTGCTGAAACCCATGGATATTAGTGCTGAGTAA